The DNA region AAAAGTTCGCAAGTCTACCGCTTGCACGCCAAACATCAAAGCAACCGCCATATATTGCTGAGCGAGTTCTATCGAATTCCGGGTTAAATTCGCGGCGGCAAAACCTTGAGAATTGATATTTTGGTTGAATTGTTCTGCATGAGTGGGAAAGCGATCGGCGATCGAATTACCGTAAAATGTCAACATCGGCATAATGGAATTTCCCGTAATTTGTAAAGCCTTCAATCCCATGTTGACCGAACCTTCAGTATTCCCCACTAAAGAAGGAGATAAGCCATTATTAAACTCCGGTGCAGCTAACAGCGCAACTTGCACATCCAAATGCTTTGCCAACAATCCCAAAAGATAGCGCAACCGATCCATTCCCACGCTGATATACTGCCCCAAAAAGTTACCGCCGTGATAGCTAGCTTGATGATTCACATCAATAACGGGATTATCGGTAACCGAGTTGATTTCTACTTCAATTTGGCGCTCGATTTCTTTCATACCATCGACGATCGGCCCCATATATTGCGGCAAACAGCGCAACGAATAACGGTCTTGAATTAAACTTTCCCCATTAAAGTGATTCGCGCCGTTTAATTCATCGAAACTCAAACGCGAACCGGCTAGCAACTTCACCATTTCTGCCGCTGTCCACACTTGTCCGAAATGCGGTTTCAGTCGGTGGATAAAGGGATGAAATGATTGATTTGTCCCGCCCAATCCTTGTATCATTAAGGCATGAGATCCCATTGCCAAAGCGAGTAAAACTTTAGCGTCATAGGTGCAAAGAGCGGCAATTCCAGTCATCACAGAAGTGCCATTCATCATGGCTAAACCTTCTTTGGGTAACAAATCGATCGGAGGCATTCCCAACCTTTCCAAGGCTTCTAAGCATGACATTTCTACGCCTTTAAAGTCCACTGTAAATCGTTTGTC from Aerosakkonema funiforme FACHB-1375 includes:
- a CDS encoding HAL/PAL/TAL family ammonia-lyase, with translation MLDNLTAPTAQTLPLLQLSKVKKNTEVGIGDRLLTIEEVVKVAREAAQVKLTTNSHILKRIKAACDYISQAVDSGKPIYGVTTKFGGMANTEIAPDDASELQNNLVWYHKAGAGKKLPIPEVRAAMLLRMNFHLQGASGIRWKLIDRMKTFLNNNVTPHVPELGSIGASGDLTPLAYITGSIIGLDKRFTVDFKGVEMSCLEALERLGMPPIDLLPKEGLAMMNGTSVMTGIAALCTYDAKVLLALAMGSHALMIQGLGGTNQSFHPFIHRLKPHFGQVWTAAEMVKLLAGSRLSFDELNGANHFNGESLIQDRYSLRCLPQYMGPIVDGMKEIERQIEVEINSVTDNPVIDVNHQASYHGGNFLGQYISVGMDRLRYLLGLLAKHLDVQVALLAAPEFNNGLSPSLVGNTEGSVNMGLKALQITGNSIMPMLTFYGNSIADRFPTHAEQFNQNINSQGFAAANLTRNSIELAQQYMAVALMFGVQAVDLRTFKVAGHYDGQKCLSSRTKPLYEAVRQVVGKAPSAKEPYIWNDRDQFLDEHLAAITADIQAGGVIVEAVKEILQELGDRD